The Mycolicibacterium lutetiense genome window below encodes:
- a CDS encoding FAD-containing oxidoreductase — MAPARSFDAIIIGAGQAGPPLAGRLTAAGQTVAVIERKLVGGTCVNYGCIPTKTLVASAHAAHLARRSADFGVGTGEIDIDMGKVKARKDAIMLADRHGVEDWLEAMDGAVLICGHARFVDPHTVDVDGELLRADRIFLNVGGRAVVPDFPGLDGIDYLTNVGILDLDEVPEHLVIVGGSYIALEFAQMYRRFGARVTVIEKGPRLTSREDEDVSATIAEILRAEGIDVVLGATGIRFAKRDGGFEVTPRDGADPIAGTHLLLAVGRIPNTDDLGLEHAGVDLDGRGYVVVDDQLRTTTGHIWAMGDCNGKGAFTHTSYNDFEIVAANLLDDDPRRVSDRVTTYALYIDPPLGRAGMTVDQVRASGRKALVGKRPMTRVGRAVEKGETQGFMKVVVDAETEEILGVAILGVGGDEVVHSVLDVMTAKLPYTAISRTMHIHPTVSELVPTMLQELKPLD; from the coding sequence ATGGCGCCCGCGCGCAGTTTCGACGCAATAATCATCGGCGCGGGTCAGGCCGGGCCACCGTTGGCGGGCCGGTTGACCGCGGCGGGGCAGACCGTTGCGGTGATCGAACGCAAGCTCGTCGGCGGCACCTGTGTCAACTACGGGTGCATCCCCACCAAGACCCTGGTAGCCAGTGCACATGCCGCACATCTCGCGCGGCGCAGCGCCGATTTCGGTGTCGGCACAGGCGAAATCGACATCGACATGGGCAAGGTCAAGGCCCGCAAGGATGCGATCATGCTGGCCGACCGCCACGGGGTGGAGGATTGGCTCGAAGCGATGGACGGAGCGGTGCTCATCTGTGGGCATGCCCGTTTCGTCGATCCGCACACGGTCGACGTCGACGGTGAGCTGTTGCGGGCAGATCGCATCTTTCTCAATGTCGGTGGCCGCGCGGTGGTTCCAGATTTCCCCGGGTTGGACGGCATCGACTACCTGACGAACGTCGGCATCCTTGACCTCGACGAGGTACCCGAGCACCTGGTGATCGTGGGCGGCAGCTACATCGCCCTGGAGTTCGCGCAGATGTACCGCCGATTCGGCGCCCGGGTCACGGTTATCGAGAAGGGGCCGCGGCTGACCTCCCGTGAGGACGAGGACGTCTCGGCCACCATCGCCGAGATCCTGCGGGCCGAGGGGATCGACGTGGTGCTGGGCGCCACCGGGATTCGGTTTGCCAAGCGGGACGGTGGTTTCGAGGTGACACCCCGTGACGGAGCGGACCCGATCGCGGGGACGCACCTGCTGCTCGCGGTGGGACGCATCCCGAACACCGATGATCTCGGGTTGGAGCACGCCGGCGTGGACCTCGACGGACGCGGTTACGTCGTGGTCGACGATCAGTTGCGCACCACCACCGGGCACATCTGGGCGATGGGGGACTGCAACGGCAAGGGTGCGTTCACCCACACGTCCTACAACGACTTCGAGATCGTCGCCGCCAACCTGCTCGACGATGATCCGCGTCGCGTGAGCGACCGGGTCACCACCTATGCGCTCTATATCGATCCGCCGCTGGGCCGGGCCGGGATGACGGTCGACCAGGTGCGGGCGTCGGGTCGAAAAGCGTTGGTGGGCAAGCGTCCCATGACCAGGGTCGGCCGTGCGGTGGAGAAAGGCGAGACCCAGGGCTTCATGAAGGTGGTGGTGGATGCCGAGACCGAGGAGATCCTGGGGGTGGCGATCCTCGGCGTCGGCGGCGACGAGGTGGTGCATTCCGTCCTCGACGTCATGACGGCGAAACTGCCCTACACCGCCATCTCGCGCACGATGCACATCCACCCCACCGTCAGCGAGCTGGTGCCCACCATGCTGCAGGAGCTGAAGCCGCTGGACTGA
- a CDS encoding flavodoxin family protein, giving the protein MPHNGTDIAAPTVAVVYHSGFGHTSTLADAVAAGAGDAGADVTVIHVETMTEHDFDVLDNVDAMIFGSPTYMGNVSAGFQAFAEKTGRRCMEGRWRDKVAAGFTNSGAKSGDKLATLNSLAIFAAQHHMHWVNLGLGAGWNSSASSEHDLNRLGFWLGAAAATDVDAGPDQVHPADVQTCHHLGHRVALVTRQLNIGRTFSPAASAPAAWWAPAR; this is encoded by the coding sequence GTGCCACACAACGGAACTGACATCGCCGCACCCACCGTTGCGGTGGTCTACCACTCCGGATTCGGTCACACGTCGACCCTGGCCGACGCGGTCGCCGCAGGCGCCGGTGACGCCGGAGCAGATGTCACCGTCATCCACGTCGAGACCATGACCGAGCACGATTTCGATGTCCTGGACAACGTCGACGCCATGATCTTCGGCAGCCCCACCTACATGGGCAACGTGTCGGCGGGTTTTCAGGCCTTCGCCGAAAAAACCGGCCGGCGGTGCATGGAAGGCAGGTGGCGGGACAAGGTGGCGGCCGGGTTCACCAACTCCGGAGCCAAGAGCGGAGACAAGCTGGCCACGTTGAACTCGTTGGCGATCTTCGCCGCCCAACACCACATGCACTGGGTGAACCTGGGTTTGGGGGCCGGCTGGAACAGTTCGGCAAGCAGCGAGCACGATCTCAACCGACTCGGTTTCTGGCTCGGCGCTGCGGCCGCCACCGACGTCGATGCCGGGCCCGATCAGGTGCACCCGGCAGACGTCCAGACCTGCCACCACCTCGGGCATCGGGTCGCGCTGGTGACGCGTCAGCTCAATATCGGCCGCACGTTCAGTCCAGCGGCTTCAGCTCCTGCAGCATGGTGGGCACCAGCTCGCTGA
- a CDS encoding SRPBCC family protein, whose protein sequence is MTSREGKLTIEGDRATLNFERRLPYSVDAVWAAITDPEQRNQWMGETTIDAREGGTIELIPHSPPIPPQQKTMSGRIRVWDPPRVFEHEWSQAVLSAPEPGVVRYELTPDGDGTLLRFIHRGLTASDGQGFHPGTHAYLDRLEAHLGGQPLPDWAQRYQEVAQSLGAQWTP, encoded by the coding sequence ATGACCAGCCGCGAAGGCAAACTCACCATTGAGGGCGATCGGGCCACACTGAATTTCGAGCGACGGCTGCCCTATTCGGTCGACGCGGTATGGGCCGCCATCACCGATCCCGAACAGCGCAATCAGTGGATGGGCGAAACGACCATCGACGCCCGCGAGGGCGGCACGATCGAGCTGATTCCGCATTCCCCCCCGATTCCACCGCAGCAGAAGACGATGAGCGGACGGATCCGGGTGTGGGACCCGCCAAGGGTTTTCGAGCACGAGTGGAGCCAGGCCGTCCTGTCCGCTCCCGAACCCGGTGTCGTGCGCTACGAACTCACCCCCGACGGCGACGGGACCCTGCTGAGGTTCATCCACCGCGGCCTGACGGCCTCCGACGGTCAGGGATTCCACCCCGGCACCCACGCCTACCTGGACCGACTGGAGGCGCACCTCGGCGGGCAGCCGCTGCCCGACTGGGCCCAGCGCTACCAGGAAGTCGCTCAATCACTCGGCGCCCAGTGGACCCCATAG
- a CDS encoding ArsR/SmtB family transcription factor, which yields MDVFEAVAEPSRRALLDALVDGERTAGELVATLPELTQPTVSRHLRVLREVGLVEVRPDAQRRIYALRADGLVQIDEWIERYRRYWSEHLDALERHLKATHKETK from the coding sequence ATGGATGTGTTCGAGGCAGTCGCCGAACCGAGCAGGCGGGCCCTGCTCGACGCCCTCGTCGATGGTGAACGCACCGCCGGCGAGTTGGTGGCCACCCTGCCGGAGCTGACCCAGCCCACCGTGTCGCGGCATCTACGGGTGCTGCGGGAAGTCGGACTGGTCGAAGTACGACCCGACGCACAGCGCCGGATCTACGCGCTGCGCGCCGATGGCCTGGTCCAGATCGACGAGTGGATCGAACGGTACCGACGCTACTGGTCCGAGCACCTCGACGCCCTGGAGCGTCATCTCAAAGCGACCCACAAGGAGACGAAATGA
- a CDS encoding thioesterase family protein — translation MIGCHYRRLGADGEYQLFESTADTRSNWDPAIQHGSPPLALLTKAIEELTAGSGLRVGRLTLDILGAIPVAPVRVRAWVDRPGSRISMVASEMEAARPDGSWRAVARVTAWLLAPSDTSDVVTDRFSPLVEGEADEVAHNWEGAPGYLESVSWRRQRTADGEAAVAWMSPLTPVVDDEETTGLQRLALVVDSANGIGAALDPEKFIFMNTDTSVHLHRLPEGSDFAVRARGSIGPDGIGATTAEIFDRQGFIGTSAQTLLVMRAP, via the coding sequence ATGATCGGGTGTCATTACCGTCGGCTCGGTGCCGATGGCGAGTACCAGTTGTTCGAATCCACCGCCGACACCCGCAGTAACTGGGATCCGGCGATTCAGCACGGCTCGCCGCCGCTGGCACTGCTGACCAAGGCGATCGAGGAGTTGACCGCAGGCTCCGGCCTGCGGGTGGGACGGTTGACGCTCGACATCCTGGGCGCCATTCCGGTTGCACCGGTGCGGGTTCGGGCCTGGGTGGACCGGCCGGGGTCACGCATCTCGATGGTCGCTTCGGAGATGGAGGCGGCCCGGCCCGACGGCAGCTGGCGCGCAGTGGCCCGGGTGACGGCGTGGCTGTTGGCCCCCAGCGACACCAGTGACGTGGTCACCGACCGCTTTTCACCGTTGGTGGAGGGCGAGGCCGACGAGGTGGCTCACAACTGGGAAGGTGCGCCGGGCTACCTGGAGAGTGTGTCGTGGCGGCGGCAGCGTACCGCCGACGGCGAGGCGGCGGTGGCGTGGATGAGCCCGTTGACTCCAGTGGTCGACGATGAGGAGACGACGGGCCTGCAACGCCTGGCGTTGGTGGTGGATTCGGCCAATGGCATTGGCGCGGCGCTGGATCCGGAGAAGTTCATCTTCATGAACACCGACACCTCGGTGCATCTGCACCGGCTTCCGGAGGGCTCGGACTTCGCGGTGCGCGCCCGCGGCTCGATCGGCCCGGACGGTATCGGTGCGACGACGGCGGAAATCTTTGACCGTCAAGGGTTTATCGGCACCTCCGCGCAGACCCTGCTGGTGATGCGGGCGCCGTGA
- a CDS encoding RecB family exonuclease, with protein MSEEPAPTPRRPALSPSRAGDFKQCPLLYRFRAIDRLPEPRSTAQLRGSLVHAALEQLYGLPAAERVHDTALNLVEPAWEQVVAAEPELADTEHPATLLAEARALLSGYYRLEDPTRFDPQSCEHRLEVELADGTLLRGFVDRIDVAPSGALRVVDYKTGKAPSEAWAQAEFKAMFQMKFYAVALLRSRGVMPSRLRLLYLADGQVLDYSPELDELLRFERTLMAIWKAIQVAGATGDFRPNPSRLCSWCAHQSVCPAFGGTPPPYPGWPESGAA; from the coding sequence GTGAGTGAGGAACCGGCCCCGACGCCGCGCCGCCCGGCGCTGTCGCCGTCGCGGGCCGGCGATTTCAAGCAGTGCCCGCTGCTCTACCGGTTCCGCGCCATCGACCGACTCCCCGAGCCGCGCTCCACCGCCCAGCTGCGCGGGTCCCTGGTTCACGCCGCGTTGGAGCAGCTCTACGGGCTGCCCGCGGCCGAGCGGGTGCATGACACCGCGCTGAATCTGGTGGAGCCGGCCTGGGAGCAGGTTGTGGCCGCCGAGCCCGAGCTGGCCGATACCGAGCATCCGGCCACGTTGCTGGCCGAGGCCAGGGCCCTGCTGTCGGGGTACTACCGCCTGGAGGACCCGACCCGGTTCGATCCGCAGTCCTGCGAACACCGCCTCGAGGTGGAGCTGGCCGACGGCACGCTGTTGCGCGGATTCGTCGACCGGATCGATGTGGCACCGTCGGGAGCGTTGCGCGTCGTCGATTACAAGACCGGCAAGGCCCCGTCCGAGGCGTGGGCCCAGGCCGAGTTCAAGGCGATGTTCCAGATGAAGTTCTACGCCGTGGCGTTGCTGCGCTCGCGTGGGGTGATGCCGTCGCGGCTCCGGCTGTTGTATCTGGCCGATGGCCAGGTGCTCGACTACTCCCCCGAGCTCGACGAGCTGTTGCGGTTCGAGCGCACGCTGATGGCGATCTGGAAGGCCATCCAGGTGGCCGGGGCCACGGGCGACTTCCGGCCCAACCCGTCGCGCCTGTGCTCGTGGTGCGCGCATCAAAGTGTGTGTCCGGCGTTCGGCGGCACCCCGCCGCCGTATCCGGGGTGGCCAGAATCGGGAGCTGCATGA
- a CDS encoding tRNA (adenine-N1)-methyltransferase, which yields MAGKRPTGPFAVGDRVQLTDAKGRRYTMVLNPGGEFHTHRGIIAFDNVIGLPEGSVVKSTNGDQFLVLRPLLVDYVMSMPRGAQVIYPKDAAQIVHEGDIFPGARVLEAGAGSGALTCSLLRAVGSEGRVTSYEIRDDHAPTAERNVITFFGERPENWDLVIADLADYDGPEQDRVVLDMLAPWEVLPAVSRALVAGGVLMVYVATVTQLSRVVEALREQQCWTEPRSWESMQRGWHVVGLAVRPEHNMRGHTAFLVSARKLAPGAVAPVPLRKKRHLTAGPESGA from the coding sequence GTGGCAGGGAAGAGACCGACCGGACCGTTCGCCGTGGGCGACCGCGTGCAACTCACCGACGCCAAGGGCCGGCGCTACACGATGGTGCTCAATCCCGGCGGGGAGTTCCACACCCATCGCGGCATCATCGCCTTCGACAACGTGATCGGGTTGCCCGAAGGCAGTGTGGTCAAATCGACCAACGGCGACCAGTTCCTGGTGCTGCGACCGCTGCTGGTCGACTATGTGATGTCGATGCCGCGTGGTGCGCAGGTCATCTATCCCAAAGACGCCGCGCAGATCGTCCACGAGGGTGACATCTTCCCGGGCGCCCGCGTGTTGGAGGCCGGTGCCGGATCCGGCGCCCTGACCTGCTCGCTGCTGCGGGCGGTCGGCTCCGAGGGCCGGGTGACGTCGTACGAGATCCGTGACGACCACGCCCCGACCGCCGAGCGCAACGTCATCACGTTCTTCGGTGAGCGCCCCGAGAACTGGGACCTGGTGATCGCCGACCTCGCCGACTACGACGGCCCGGAACAGGATCGGGTGGTCCTGGACATGCTGGCGCCCTGGGAGGTGCTGCCCGCCGTCTCCAGGGCGCTGGTCGCCGGTGGTGTGCTGATGGTCTACGTCGCGACCGTCACCCAGCTGTCGCGGGTTGTGGAGGCGCTTCGCGAGCAGCAGTGCTGGACCGAGCCGCGGTCCTGGGAGAGCATGCAGCGCGGCTGGCACGTGGTGGGTCTGGCGGTGCGTCCGGAACACAACATGCGCGGCCACACGGCGTTTCTCGTCAGCGCGCGCAAATTGGCGCCGGGCGCGGTGGCGCCGGTCCCGCTGCGCAAGAAACGTCATCTCACCGCCGGGCCCGAGTCGGGCGCCTGA
- a CDS encoding DUF503 domain-containing protein, translating to MWIGWLEFDLLLGDVHSLKQKRSVIRPVIAELHRKLAVSAAETGTHDLHRRAGIGVALVAADRHHVVEVLDAAERMVAGRPELELLSTRRGLHRSDD from the coding sequence ATGTGGATCGGTTGGCTGGAGTTCGACCTGCTGCTCGGTGACGTGCACTCGCTCAAACAGAAGCGCTCGGTCATCCGGCCGGTGATCGCCGAGCTACACCGCAAGCTCGCTGTATCGGCGGCCGAAACCGGTACCCACGATCTGCACCGCCGCGCCGGCATCGGCGTCGCGCTCGTCGCCGCCGACCGTCACCACGTGGTCGAGGTGCTCGATGCCGCCGAACGAATGGTCGCAGGCCGTCCCGAACTGGAACTGCTGTCCACCCGGCGGGGCCTACACCGCAGCGACGACTGA
- the arc gene encoding proteasome ATPase, whose amino-acid sequence MSESERSDGHAESFSAGQSQPMSSDEAAELESLRREAAVLREQLENAVGPQSGLRSARDVHQLEARIDSLASRNAKLMDTLKEARQQLLALREEVDRLGQPPSGYGVLLGTHEDDTVDVFTSGRKMRLTCSPNIETASLKQGQTVRLNEALTVVEAGHFEAVGEISTLREILADGHRALVVGHADEERIVWLAEPLIAAEDLPEDSEAAFDDDRPRKLRPGDSLLVDTKAGYAFERIPKAEVEDLVLEEVPDVSYNDIGGLGRQIEQIRDAVELPFLHKELYREYSLRPPKGVLLYGPPGCGKTLIAKAVANSLAKKMAEVRGDDAREAKSYFLNIKGPELLNKFVGETERHIRLIFQRAREKASEGTPVIVFFDEMDSIFRTRGTGVSSDVETTVVPQLLSEIDGVEGLENVIVIGASNREDMIDPAILRPGRLDVKIKIERPDAESAQDIFSKYLTEQLPVHEDDLSEFGGDRTLTIKTMIEKVVDRMYAEIDDNRFLEVTYANGDKEVMYFKDFNSGAMIQNVVDRAKKNAIKAVLETGQRGLRIQHLLDSIVDEFAENEDLPNTTNPDDWARISGKKGERIVYIRTLVTGKSSSASRAIDTESNLGQYL is encoded by the coding sequence ATGAGTGAGTCGGAGCGTTCGGACGGCCATGCCGAGAGTTTCTCGGCCGGCCAGTCGCAACCCATGTCCAGCGATGAGGCCGCCGAGCTGGAATCGCTGCGTCGTGAGGCTGCGGTTCTGCGTGAGCAACTGGAAAATGCGGTAGGGCCCCAGAGCGGATTGCGTAGTGCCCGTGACGTCCACCAGCTTGAGGCGCGCATCGACTCGCTCGCGTCGCGTAACGCGAAGCTCATGGACACCCTCAAAGAGGCCCGTCAGCAGCTGCTCGCCCTGCGCGAGGAGGTGGACCGGCTGGGCCAGCCGCCCAGCGGCTACGGCGTGCTGCTCGGCACCCACGAGGACGACACCGTCGACGTGTTCACCTCGGGACGCAAGATGCGGCTCACCTGCTCGCCGAACATCGAGACCGCCTCGCTCAAGCAGGGCCAGACCGTGCGGCTCAACGAGGCACTCACCGTGGTCGAGGCCGGCCACTTCGAGGCCGTCGGCGAGATCAGCACGTTGCGGGAAATCCTGGCCGACGGCCACCGTGCGCTCGTCGTCGGGCATGCCGATGAGGAACGCATCGTCTGGCTGGCCGAGCCCCTGATCGCCGCCGAGGATCTGCCCGAGGATTCCGAGGCCGCATTCGACGACGACCGGCCGCGCAAACTGCGCCCCGGCGATTCCCTGCTGGTCGACACCAAGGCCGGATATGCCTTCGAGCGCATCCCCAAGGCCGAGGTCGAGGACTTGGTGCTCGAAGAGGTGCCCGACGTCAGCTACAACGACATCGGTGGACTGGGCCGGCAGATCGAGCAGATCCGCGATGCCGTGGAGCTGCCCTTCCTGCACAAGGAGCTCTACCGCGAGTACTCGCTGCGGCCGCCCAAGGGTGTGCTGCTCTATGGCCCGCCCGGTTGCGGTAAGACCCTGATCGCCAAGGCCGTGGCGAACTCGCTGGCCAAGAAGATGGCCGAGGTTCGTGGCGACGACGCCCGCGAGGCGAAGAGCTACTTCCTCAACATCAAGGGTCCCGAGCTGCTGAACAAGTTCGTCGGTGAGACCGAGCGTCACATCCGGCTGATCTTCCAGCGCGCCCGCGAGAAGGCCTCTGAGGGCACCCCGGTGATCGTCTTCTTCGACGAGATGGACTCGATCTTCCGCACCCGCGGTACCGGAGTCAGCTCCGATGTCGAGACAACCGTTGTGCCGCAGCTGCTTTCGGAGATCGACGGCGTGGAGGGGCTGGAGAACGTCATCGTGATCGGCGCCTCCAACCGCGAGGACATGATCGATCCGGCGATCCTGCGACCCGGCCGCCTGGACGTCAAGATCAAGATCGAGCGGCCCGATGCCGAGTCGGCACAGGACATCTTCTCCAAGTACCTGACCGAGCAACTCCCGGTGCACGAGGACGATCTCAGCGAGTTCGGCGGCGACCGGACTCTGACGATCAAGACCATGATCGAGAAGGTCGTGGACCGGATGTACGCCGAGATCGACGACAACAGGTTCCTGGAGGTCACCTACGCCAACGGTGACAAGGAAGTCATGTACTTCAAGGACTTCAACTCTGGCGCCATGATCCAGAACGTCGTCGACCGGGCCAAGAAGAACGCGATCAAGGCAGTGCTGGAGACCGGGCAGAGGGGTCTGCGCATCCAGCACCTGCTCGACTCGATCGTCGATGAGTTCGCCGAGAACGAGGACCTGCCCAACACCACCAATCCCGATGACTGGGCCCGGATCTCGGGCAAGAAGGGTGAGCGGATCGTCTACATCCGCACGCTCGTCACCGGCAAGAGCTCGAGTGCGAGCCGGGCCATTGATACCGAGTCGAACCTGGGGCAGTACCTGTAG
- a CDS encoding adenosine-specific kinase has product MTTPALSWDVVAVDKPDDLNVVIGQAHFIKTVDDLHEALVGVSPSLRFGLAFCEASGPRLVRRSGNDPDLVELAVRNALAIAAGHTFVIFLREGFPVNVLNPIKAVPEVCSLFCATANPVDVLVAVTPRGRGIAGVIDGEPPLGVESDGDVAARRDLLRAIGYKL; this is encoded by the coding sequence GTGACCACACCGGCGCTGTCCTGGGACGTGGTGGCCGTCGACAAACCCGACGACCTCAACGTCGTCATCGGGCAGGCGCACTTCATCAAGACAGTGGACGATCTGCACGAGGCCTTGGTGGGTGTCAGCCCGTCGTTGCGGTTCGGGCTGGCATTCTGCGAGGCATCCGGTCCACGGCTGGTGCGCCGCAGCGGTAATGATCCCGATCTGGTCGAGTTGGCGGTGCGCAACGCGCTGGCCATTGCCGCCGGGCACACGTTCGTGATCTTCCTGCGGGAGGGGTTCCCGGTGAACGTCCTCAACCCGATCAAGGCGGTTCCGGAGGTCTGCTCGCTCTTTTGCGCCACTGCCAATCCGGTCGATGTCCTGGTGGCCGTCACCCCGCGCGGTCGCGGCATCGCGGGCGTGATCGACGGGGAGCCGCCGCTGGGCGTCGAATCTGACGGCGACGTAGCAGCCCGACGGGATCTGTTGCGCGCGATCGGCTACAAGCTCTGA
- the ectA gene encoding diaminobutyrate acetyltransferase: MRVLESVPGRHSREEFLRQPRGTDAIGIRDLAEATGVLDVNSTYAYLLLATDFAATSIVAERDGDLHGFITGYHPPPRPDVLFVWQVAVAPSAQGGGLASTMLDALVHRVRSQRDGGPITVEATVAPGNTASRAFFGAFARRHGVALVEDPHFGCDLLDAGGAHEDEPILRMGPIATPLSR; this comes from the coding sequence ATGCGTGTTTTAGAAAGCGTTCCCGGGCGCCATTCCCGGGAAGAATTCCTGCGCCAACCACGGGGTACCGATGCGATTGGCATCCGTGACCTCGCGGAAGCTACCGGGGTGCTGGATGTGAATTCCACTTACGCCTATCTGCTGCTGGCAACCGATTTTGCTGCCACGTCAATCGTGGCTGAACGTGACGGTGACCTGCACGGATTCATCACTGGTTACCACCCGCCGCCGCGACCGGATGTCCTGTTCGTGTGGCAGGTCGCCGTGGCGCCGTCGGCGCAGGGCGGGGGACTGGCCAGCACGATGCTCGACGCGCTCGTACACCGGGTGCGGTCGCAGCGCGACGGAGGTCCGATCACCGTGGAGGCCACGGTCGCTCCGGGCAACACCGCATCGCGCGCATTCTTCGGTGCCTTCGCGCGCCGTCACGGCGTCGCGCTTGTCGAAGACCCGCACTTCGGGTGTGACCTGCTGGATGCAGGCGGAGCACACGAGGATGAGCCGATCCTGCGGATGGGGCCGATCGCCACACCGCTTTCTCGCTGA
- the ectB gene encoding diaminobutyrate--2-oxoglutarate transaminase, whose amino-acid sequence MLLATTAPLTESDLPDVFSSVESEVRSYCRSWPAVMDTASGSWVTDTSGRAYIDFFAGAGALNYGHNNPVLKEPLLQYLASDGIVHSLDMATTAKQRFLESFERLILRPRGLDYKVQFPGPTGANSVESALKLARKVTGRESIISFTNAFHGMTLGALSVTGNSMKRAGAGIPLVHATPMPYDNYFGGVTEDFHWFERVLDDSGSGLNRPAAVIVETVQGEGGLNVARIEWLRALAELCRKRDILLIVDDVQMGCGRTGPFFSFEAAGIVPDIVTISKSVSGYGLPMALTLFRRDLDVWTPGEHNGTFRGHNPAFITATAALETYWENDEFSAETVAKGELTRARLEEIAAAHDGVTARGRGMAQGIKFDQTDLAGQVCRAAFDRGALIETSGPSDEVVKLLPPLTTSAADLFEGLDILAESVAVTLA is encoded by the coding sequence TTGCTGCTGGCTACCACAGCGCCCCTGACCGAATCTGACTTGCCCGACGTCTTCAGCTCGGTCGAATCCGAGGTCCGAAGTTATTGCCGCAGCTGGCCTGCGGTGATGGACACCGCCAGTGGCTCCTGGGTGACCGATACCTCGGGACGCGCCTACATTGACTTCTTTGCCGGGGCGGGGGCGCTGAACTACGGTCACAACAACCCCGTGCTCAAGGAGCCGTTGCTCCAGTACCTCGCCTCCGACGGGATCGTGCACTCTCTCGACATGGCGACCACGGCCAAGCAGCGGTTCCTGGAGAGCTTCGAACGGCTCATCCTGCGGCCGCGCGGGCTCGATTACAAGGTGCAATTCCCCGGACCGACCGGTGCTAACTCGGTGGAGTCGGCACTCAAGCTGGCCAGGAAGGTGACCGGTCGCGAGTCGATCATCAGCTTCACCAACGCATTTCACGGCATGACCCTGGGCGCGTTGTCGGTCACCGGCAACTCGATGAAGCGGGCCGGCGCAGGCATCCCGCTGGTGCACGCCACCCCGATGCCCTACGACAACTACTTCGGCGGGGTCACCGAGGACTTCCACTGGTTCGAGCGCGTGCTCGATGATTCGGGCAGCGGGCTCAACCGGCCCGCCGCGGTGATCGTCGAAACCGTCCAGGGTGAAGGTGGTCTCAACGTCGCACGGATCGAATGGCTGCGTGCCCTGGCCGAGTTGTGCCGCAAGCGGGACATCCTGCTGATCGTCGATGACGTCCAGATGGGATGTGGCCGCACCGGGCCGTTCTTCAGCTTCGAGGCCGCAGGCATCGTGCCCGATATCGTCACGATATCGAAGTCGGTCAGCGGCTACGGGCTGCCGATGGCGCTCACGTTGTTCCGCCGCGATCTCGACGTGTGGACGCCGGGGGAGCACAACGGCACGTTCCGCGGCCACAACCCCGCATTCATCACCGCCACGGCGGCACTTGAGACGTATTGGGAAAACGACGAATTCAGCGCCGAAACCGTCGCCAAGGGCGAGCTGACCCGGGCCCGGCTGGAAGAGATCGCCGCGGCCCACGACGGAGTGACCGCCCGCGGCCGCGGGATGGCGCAGGGCATCAAGTTCGACCAGACGGACCTGGCCGGGCAGGTGTGCCGGGCCGCGTTCGACCGTGGTGCGCTGATAGAGACCAGCGGGCCGTCCGACGAAGTGGTGAAACTGCTGCCGCCGCTGACCACTTCGGCCGCCGACCTGTTCGAGGGTCTGGACATCCTCGCCGAGTCCGTCGCCGTCACGCTGGCCTGA
- a CDS encoding ectoine synthase, which produces MIVRTTADITGTDRDVADGTWRSKRIILAGDGVGFSFHETTIEAGSVNEFHYQHHVEAVWVIEGTGVLTDLETGQQYPLADGTMYLLNNNDRHRVTCDEQLRMLCVFNPPVTGREVHDENGVYPAPQSVA; this is translated from the coding sequence ATGATCGTGCGCACCACAGCTGACATCACCGGAACCGACCGCGATGTGGCCGACGGCACCTGGCGATCCAAGCGGATCATCCTGGCCGGTGACGGTGTCGGATTCTCGTTCCACGAGACGACCATCGAAGCCGGTTCGGTCAACGAATTCCACTACCAGCATCACGTCGAGGCGGTCTGGGTGATCGAGGGCACCGGCGTGCTGACGGATCTGGAGACGGGGCAGCAGTATCCGCTGGCCGACGGAACCATGTATCTGCTCAACAACAATGACCGCCACCGGGTGACCTGCGATGAGCAGCTGCGCATGCTGTGCGTGTTCAACCCTCCGGTGACCGGGCGGGAAGTGCACGACGAGAACGGCGTGTACCCGGCGCCCCAATCGGTGGCATGA